The following DNA comes from Sediminitomix flava.
TTGATATGATGATGATTCCTGATTTTGGACAAGTAAGAGCTGACAATAAAATATTGAACCTCGGTCCTTTTGAAGTAAGATATGATGAAAACAGACAATTCTTTACAGAAGGTACTGATCTATTTCAGAAAGGAAATATTTTCTACTCAAGAAGAATTGGGCAAAGCTTCGATATCTTAGAAGAAAATACGGTAAGTGATGAAGAGGAAATTATTGACTCTCCATCTGATGCTCCAATTATAAATGCCGCCAAAATTTCTGGAAGAACAAATGATGGTATTGGTATTGGTTTTCTGAATGCTGTAACTAATCAAACTTACGCTACTGTAGAAAACACGACAACAGGTGAAACAAGAGAAATAATAGCTGACCCAGTTACCAATTTTAATGTCTTGGTGGTAGACAAATTATTACCAAACAACTCTAATGTCAGTTTCACAAATACCAATGTTTTCAGAGATGGGAAAGGTAGTCGCTCCAATGTTTCGGCAGGTCAACTGTCTCTCAATTCAAAGGATAATACTTACTTCTTTAACTCAACAGTAGCCTACAGTCATGTTTCTGATTGGGATGATGAGGAAAACATTAGAGAAGTTACTCCAGGTTTCAAACTAAATATGGGAGCTGGTAAACAAAGTGGTAAAATCAGATATGGTTTGTGGAGTAATTTGGAATCAGACACCTACAACCCAAATGATTTAGGATTTCTTCGTAGTCCTAATGAAGTATCTTTTGGTGGCGAATTTGGTTATGTAAACAACAACCCTAAAAGTGACTATTTAAACAGCTTTAGAAGTTGGACTAATATCAGTCAATCTTCACTTTATAAACCATTCAAATATCAAAGTACTGAAATCAGCTCTAACTTCAGAGCTAGAAATAAATCATTCTGGACTGTTTTCGGATTTATGAACTGGGAAGTAGGAGATGGTTATGATTACTTCGGTCCTCAACAAGATATTGAAAAAGGATATTTCTATGTCAGAGAACCTTCGTTTGTAGTCAATACAGGTCTGGAATCTGATAGTAGAAAAACGTTTTATTTTGAAACCAATGCAGGTATGTGGAGAAGACCTTCACGTAACCAAACAGATAATTGGTTCAACCTAGAACTTAACTTCAGAGTTAATAATCAATTCTCTTTTGTGATTCAGCAAAACCACAGCTGGGCAAGAGATGAAGAGGGTTATGTAGATGAAACTTATAATACTGCTGGAGAACTAGAAGATGTGATCTACGGACAAAGAGATATCCGAAATGTCACATCATCTATCAGAGGTAAATATTCTTTTACGCCTACTATGGGATTGAATTTCAGAGTTAGACATTATTGGAGTAAAGTAAATTATGAGAAGTATGCCAAACTTGGTACCGATGGTTACCTTTACCCTACCAACTATTCTAACTTCGATGAGAGTGGAGTAGATCAAAATAACCGAAATTATAGTGCCTTCAATACAGAAGTTACGTTCAACTGGTATTGGGCACCTGGTAGTGTTTTGAGTCTGATGTGGAAAAACCAATTAGAGTCTGATCAAAGCGTACTTTCAAAGTCTTACTTTGATGAGGTGAATAATATCTTTGATCAATCGCAGGACACGATTTTCTCCCTAAGAATTCTTTACTTCCTAGACTATGCTTATCTATTTTAGGGTATAAAATTAGATAAATATAAAAAGGCTTTTCCATCACTTTCATGGAAAAGCCTTTTTCATTTCTAGCCTTAAAAACCTACTTGAAGTGTCAACCGAGAACGAACTTTCAGTGCATTTTCATCATGTTGAACACCACCACTCACAAATAACTGAGGGGAAGAGTCGATTCGTTTCTGAAAATATGTATCCCAAA
Coding sequences within:
- a CDS encoding DUF5916 domain-containing protein, whose protein sequence is MRKYNYEKYIAILLFFLLTSTISSIAQETNSNVNKMTMWAKELKDSPQPNIDGKLDDEVWKSANAEKTVHFTQRSPENGAQSSLETKISLYYNDDAIYVAAWLYDDEVEKIGRELGDRDSGFGVNSDFFALYFDTYQSEISAVSFVVSASGVQTDRILINGDNDNSWNAVWESGVSKDENGWYAEFKIPYAALRFPKKEVQEWGVNFMRRSIRLNEWSFWNHIDRDIAGFENQFGVLKGIKNIKPPLRLSLSPYLTGYAQNLSDDTKWSSRVTGGMDLKWGINESFTLDMMMIPDFGQVRADNKILNLGPFEVRYDENRQFFTEGTDLFQKGNIFYSRRIGQSFDILEENTVSDEEEIIDSPSDAPIINAAKISGRTNDGIGIGFLNAVTNQTYATVENTTTGETREIIADPVTNFNVLVVDKLLPNNSNVSFTNTNVFRDGKGSRSNVSAGQLSLNSKDNTYFFNSTVAYSHVSDWDDEENIREVTPGFKLNMGAGKQSGKIRYGLWSNLESDTYNPNDLGFLRSPNEVSFGGEFGYVNNNPKSDYLNSFRSWTNISQSSLYKPFKYQSTEISSNFRARNKSFWTVFGFMNWEVGDGYDYFGPQQDIEKGYFYVREPSFVVNTGLESDSRKTFYFETNAGMWRRPSRNQTDNWFNLELNFRVNNQFSFVIQQNHSWARDEEGYVDETYNTAGELEDVIYGQRDIRNVTSSIRGKYSFTPTMGLNFRVRHYWSKVNYEKYAKLGTDGYLYPTNYSNFDESGVDQNNRNYSAFNTEVTFNWYWAPGSVLSLMWKNQLESDQSVLSKSYFDEVNNIFDQSQDTIFSLRILYFLDYAYLF